Genomic segment of Nostoc sp. TCL240-02:
CTTAGTTGACATTAACATTACTTCTAAAAAAGAGGCAGAACCTCAATTATTGCCACTCACTCCCCGTGGAATTAGACTCTACAGCCCTACTCAACGTCAACTTCTTGGCTCTTCTGCTGGGCTATTGTGTTTGAATCACCACTATTTATTAGGGCCAGTATTATTAACAATTTTTGCTAAACCTCCGATTTGAAAATAAGGGATGGGTAAGAGTAAAAGATTGGAAACAGCTTGTATCAGTCATTGTTCTCTATATATTAATTACGAATTACGTTAGCGTAGCGGTAGCGAGTCCGCGAGCGTCATTACGAATTAGTATGACCTCGATATTCCATAAACACCACAGGAACTTTGAGCAGCTTTTTAGCTAATTGCGACAATCTAAATTTATCGTTGAGCTTAGACAAGCCTGTTGTTCTGGGAAATTGTGGCAAGTCTTCAAAAGAGATTGGTACAAAATTAAACCGACTGTAAAACTGTGCCAATCGTTCACCTAAACATTCAAGATAAAGTGGTTGCGTTGCTGTATTAATCAAATGCTGCGTTAGCAAAGTACCCAAACTGCGACCTCTCCAAGCTGATGCAACGACCAAACTACCAAGTTCTTGTGCGCCTGAAAAATTACGTAGCTGTCCGCAAGCTACGAGATTATCACCGCATTCAATTACCCAAAATTGCTGCCAGTTTAATTGGGTTGGGTCGAGTTTCGCTGAGAATACCAGCAATCGAATCGACCACTTATCCGCCAAGGTTGCCTTGCGAAGGACACATCCAGATGGTAACGGTGGATTACTCTGGTTCATTAATTACACTTTGATAGTTTGGATCACAATCATCACACGATATTATTCAGTTAGATCATTTGCCATTCTCTGTCAAGTGTCAATAAAGCAATTTTAAAAGCATCTCGGATATCAAATCTGTTCTAAGTTGTCCTTTAACGACGGCAAGCATTCTAAGGTTAGGAAATTCTATAGTTATGGAGTAGTAATACGGTTCGGTTAAAGGGGAAAGGGAAAAGGTTTTGAATACATCCTTTCCCCTTTTCCCCTTACCCTTTACCCAGACCACAAGGAAAGTGAAAAATGCTTAACCGAACCGTATTGAGATGAGTAGTACTAAACAATACTTCCGATAGAGGGACAATCAACGATAACTAGATTCTGGATAGATGTACTCAAAACCCAAATTTTCTTAAGATAATCCCAAGAATAAATAATTAAGGAATGTCGTCATGGCTGAACAACAAAAACAACAATCTGATAATCAAGAAAGTACGCCTACTGCTTCTGGTGGTTACCAAACCCCCATCGACGAAAATATCCGCAAAACTGGCGATGCTGAAAAGAGTGATGCTAAACCCAGTGCTACACCAGAAGCACCAGGAGAGGATGGTATAGCAGGTAGCCCGAATCAGGGAACTGAATCACGTTAATTGGTTTTAACTTTCCCAAGTTTGAATAATCTTCTTAGGTTTTTTTACTAACCCCGATTTACTAAACTTTGAGTGGATAGTTGTGGTTTATATCACGATTATTCACTCATTTTTGTTGTGCGAAAATATAGTGCGCTAAGTGCCTAGGCGCAGCCTCAATACTGCTCCGTTAATGGACTTCCAAATAAAAAATACTCAACTACTTGTTGTGGGGTGGACATCTTGTCATTGGTGTCAAGTTAAGGCAGATGCCCAGGTGTCAAGAGACCTTGAGGCGTTGCATCGGTGTCGTTGACGAACAGCTTTCACCAAGCGCATAGAACGCTGATGCTCTAATAACCAAGACCGTGGCTTACTCATGGCTATTCTCAACACCCTTATGTTGAGTTTAACTACTGAGCTTTACCCACTTGACAAGTTTCTATTTTTCTTAACTTGACACCAATGCAGGGTAAGAGCATCTCAATCAGGCTTGACAGAAGGATTCAGAGGAATTTAATGTAGAGTCAAGAAAACAAAAACTGAGAACGCGAATCATATAATCGTTGTCCATAGCCGTGCGCTTCATTTTTTGACGAAGACTACGTTTGTAAGTATGTTCGCGATTAAGGGCATTGAGAGCAATGCGTCGTAAAAGGGCAAAATTACGCGGACTATGGAAAGAGCGAATGCGGCAAGAATCTTCTGCAAAAGTACAATCAAGTGTCCAGTGAGCCTGGTTTTCAATACCCCAATGTTTTCGGATAGCTCGACCTAAAAGTTGAGCGTCACTATGTAAAGAAGTCAGATAAAACTGAATTTCACGAGTAGTTTGATTCCAAAGACGACGCACTCGGACAACCATAACCACACTTTGAAGTCCTGCCCATAGTCGGGGCTGGTAAAGTTCACCAATGGCAGAAACTGGAACAGACCAAACTTGACGGATTTCCGTGCGATAATGTCCTTTCTCAATGCGTTGCTCATAACTGACATCAATACCTTGAAAATCCTGTGCAGAAGCTTGTTCAAACCATTGTTCTACCTGACGGTAGAGAGTCGGGTGATTAGCCTTAAGTGCCAGAACATAATCTGCTTTCTTATCAATAATCTTTTTGGCAATTTCTGTTTGTGTCCCCATTGCATCAATGGTGATGATAGCTCCTGTGATATCTAGTAATTCTAGTAATGCGGGAATAGCAGTAATTTCATTAGATTTATCTTCCACTTTCATCTGTGCCAACACCAAATTTTGTTCGCTTGCCCAAGCACTAATTACGTGCAGTGCTGATTTCCCTTGATTGCGGTCGTAAGAACCCCTAATTGTCTTTCCATCTATGGGGATTATCTCTCCTCCCATCTTTGTCACCAGGGTTTCTATCCATCTTAGAAAACAACGATTCAATTCTTCTGGGTTAATGAACTCAAACACTCGTCGGAAGGTATCAGACGCTCGAAGACTCGCTAACGCTACGCTATCGGAGGGAATTCCATTTGGTAATGCCAAAAATTCTTCTAACCACTGTCGCTTACTTATGCCGTAATTCTCGATATCTTCCCATCCCTGCGCTCCTGCTATGACTGCCAGAATTGCAATTACTAAAATGTCCCTAAGTTGATGTTTTTTGGTTCGCTCTACTCTTGGGTCTTTAATAAGAGCAAAATGCTCCACTAGATTCTGTTGAATACGGACGATATCTGCCACTTCTGCTGGCTTTCGCTGATGAGGAGAATTTTCTAGAGTATCAGCAGATTTAATTTCAAAGCCTTCTGACATCAAATTGACTCCAGGCGATTTTCAATCGAGCAATTGAATTCATCTCATTGATCTTGCTCAGTTGTCAAGTCCATTTTTTACAGAGTCGTTTATGCTGATCTTCTTTGATTTGTCAAGTTCTCTTTATACCAAATTAGATGAGCTTACCCTGGACACCAATGACATCTTGTCCGCCCCACAGGATTGGATAATTTATTTCTTGCAAGTCCCAACAAAGCCCTGAAAATGTTGAGTTTTGTTCCTCAACGCAACCTACCTGGAGTAGTTTTGCATTCTGGGATTGTTATGTATTTTATTTTACCTATTACTAAAAAAATGATTTTTATTCACTTAAGTACTTGTGCAAAGCTATACGCTGTAGGGCAATTCGTGAATTGCCCCTACGGTAAATCGTGGCTTTCACTGCTTTTTTGCCTACTGAAGTTTGTCAGCACACAGCAAAGCGAAAATCACCTATCCCTGAAAATCGGCTCAACTTCATGATTCTTAATCATGCTAGGTTCCTCTAGTGGCTGACAGAAGTCCCACAATCCAATAGGCTGATCTTAAAGTGGTAATTTTTCACTGAGTCGTAAGAACTACCTATACAGAAAATGTCTCTTAAAATAGTCCAGAACTTTGATGGCAGTTTCACTCTGGAAGCACAAGCCCAAGAAACTTTGTTCAACTTATTGACAAGCGATGCTTTCTTAAATCAAATTCGTCAACAATTGCAGTGTGAGCAAGTTAAATTTACAGAATTGATTTTTCAACCAGTTCCTTATAGCTTAACTACAACTAAAGGAATGCCAGCAGAGTTTGAAAAGTATCATGAATCTGATGAATATGCCATCATCAATGTACCACCAAATTTCATGTTTAGTGCTAAAATTTTTAAACCCAGTCGCCTTTGTGCAATTTACCAAAAATTGGGTAATGGGTAATTTTAAAGATAAATTTTTCCCTAATTAGCAATTTTCCATTCTGAAGGCAAATAGTAAGTTTGATATTTGATATATGGGTCTTGAAATAAATCTTTCTTCTTTGGCAACCCTGGAATACATTCCTTACATTGATGATAGCGGTCAATTACCTGAACAATTTCAAGGTAAAATCGGGGTATATGCTATTTTTGACCAAGAAAAAGTGCTGCAATTTGTAGGATACTCTCGTGATGTTTATCTCAGCCTCAAGCAGCATTTAGTCCGTCAGCCACAGCAATGCTATTGGATCAAAGTTCAAACTATTGAACGCCCTAGTCGCACAGTTTTAGAAAATACTGAAAATGCTTGGATTGCTGAAAATGGCAGTGTCCCTTGGGGAAATGGGGATCAAAAGGAAAAATGGACTCATCCCATTGATGTAAAATTGATAATGACACCTGAAGAACAGGCAAAATATCAAAATCCAGCTAATGATGAATTAGCACAAATGAAAATTATTAAAAATGTGGCGCGGAGAGTAGAAGCAGAAATTTCAACGCAATTATTAGAAGTGCGTGGTTTGCAAATGCAAGTTCGCTTCAATCCTAAATTGAAAGAAGAAGGTTTATTAGATTTGAAATGAAGGTTGTTTTGGGAAAACTATCTTATGAATATCGCTTATAATCTCCCATGACAATACAGCTGCTAAACGATCGCTATCAAGTTATCCGCACACTGGGCGCTGGTGGGTTTGGTGAAACCTATCTAGCAGAAGATACCTATATGCCCTCAAAGCGCCGTTGTGTGGTTAAACAGCTAAGACCAATTCACAATAATCCCCAGATTTACCAGTTAGTGCAAGAGAGGTTTCAACGGGAAGCAGCTATTCTCGAAGAACTCGGTGGTGCAAATGACCAAATTCCAGCATTGTATGCCTATTTTTCCTCTGGCGGACAATTTTACTTAGTCCAGGAGTGGGTTGAAGGTGATACCCTAACTGGAAAAGTTCAAAAGCAGGGGCTATTTAGTGAAGGTGCTGTCCAGGAATTATTCATGAATTTATTACCCGTCCTGGATTATGTTCACTCTAAGCACATCGTTCACCGCGATATTAAACCGGATAACATCATTGTGCGTCATCGTGATGGTAAACCAGTGCTGATTGATTTTGGCGCTATCCGGGAGTCAATGGGAACTGTAGTAAATTCTCAAGGCAATCCTACAAGTTCGATTGTGATTGGTACACCTGGCTATATGCCGAGCGAACAAGCCGCAGGTAGGCCAGTTTATTCGAGTGATTTATACAGTTTAGGAATGACGATAATTTATTTACTCACTGGTAAACAGGCGCAACAACTAGAGACGGATTCCCAGACGGGTGAAATTGTGTGGCGACAGTATGCGAGTCATGTTAGTCCAATCATAGCAGGAGCGATTGATAAAGCGATCGCATATCATCCGCGCGATCGCTACCCCACAGCTAGAGCAATGCTGGATACTTTACAGAACATCGCAAATCCAATTCCACCAACGCAACCTATCTTGACTCAACCAACTATAATTTCTGCACCACCACCCCAGACAGTGGCTGTCAAACCACGGCCTAATCCTCAAGGTAATAGTCAGAATAATATCCTTTTGGGCAGTTTGATTGCAGGTGGGCTAATCGGTGTATCTGTGATTATTAGCCAGGTATTAACAAAACCTACTCAATCTACAGCAGACAAAACGGTGTTACCTTCAGAAACACCCTCAACTGTTCCAAGCCCGGTGATAGAAACTCCTAAATTTATACCAACTACCTCATCTGTTCCTACTCAAATTACACCCACTCCAAAGACATCAATACCGCCAGTTGACACCACGGCTGTCAACACTTATTTATGGCTTTCCCAAAGACTTGTAACTGATTCAGATTTGGATGGTAAAGACGGTTTTGAACTAGATATTATGCGAAATTCGATTTTTGCTAGTCATGGCCGCCGTTTTGATACTCCTGAATTGCAAAATTACTTTAATAACCAACCTTGGTATCGTCCTATATATTCACCACGAGCATTTCCATCTAAACTGCTGTCAAAATTAGAGCAGCAGAATGTCGAGTATATCAACAAATATCAAGATCGTTACGGCTTGAGATATTTTAAGAAATAAGTTTAAGCAAGAGGCAACTGGAAAGAAGGCTTTCTGAATTTTACTGAGTTTTTTCAAAAATCAATCAAATATAAGCCTTATATGTTGGCAGGGGCTTACTAGTGTAAGCGGTTACACTCGATACATTTATTGCAAATATTCTTGTAAATGCTATAACTTCTAAGTATATTAGCTTGAACTTATCAAAGGATTTCTTGCTACTTATTAGATAATATCTAGGTTGTCTAGTGTAATATACTAGACTTATGACTAAATATTTAATAGCCTAAAATAGCTAGATATTAGAGACTAGTCCTACCGAAGCCTATATAGAGTGAGAGCTAAACTGTTTTTTTCTACGCCAAATTCCATCTCTAGATACTAGGCCGTTTCAGAACCAGGCATTTATATTTAATATATAAAATTGCTATCTCGAAGATTAGTAATCCATAAGTTAAAGAAATGCCATTTTTATAATTTCTTTGTTATTTTGTATTTAACGGGACAGTTCTTCCCGATTTGGTGGGCTTAAATAACAATTAGTTAGACAATTTCCCTCCAAAGATCCATGTAAATTCTTTGCATTGTGCTTATTTTTCTGCATAATTTCCAAGCATAATGCAAATTGGCTCGACAGATTAGATGGTAATATTCCATTCGGCAAATAGTTCATCTACACAAGGAAAACCTTGCCTACTACTATGCTTAAAATCAAGAATCAGCGTATTTTTTTGCCTGCGTTTATTCAACCTTTAGGACAAAATAATCTAGCAGATAGCAAAAAGGAATTAGATAAACCTAAATTAGATTTATTGCAACCATTACGTCAATGGCTGGATGAAATTGAGATTCAGAATCAGAAATTAGCGAAATTTATTGCTAAACTGATTCCTGCTCAGTGTCCATTCGAGCGTGATATCAAGCTTTTTGGTCGCAAAATAGGACACATTCCGCCAATGTGCAAGCTCAATCCACTTTATAACGAACTTGTCTACTTGCGTTTTCGCGCTTTGTGTTATTTAGTAGATCAGTGTGGAGAGGATATTCAATCCTACTGCTGAACATAACTAGAAAAACGCAACATGGAAATTCAAATTGAGCATCGGCCCAGACAAGAACGCCTCAATGAATTGGGTGTCTATAAATGGGATATTTGGAGAAAGGAAGTCTCAAAATTCCCTTGGACTTATGATTCTCAAGAAACTTGTTACTTTTTGGAAGGCGATGTGGTTGTTACTCCTGATGGTAAACAGCCAGTTCAAATGGGTAAAGGCGATTTGGTGATTTTTCCGGCTGGAATGTCCTGTATCTGGGAAATTACAAGCGACGTGAAAAAACATTATTACTTTGATTAGTCAATAGTTAAGATTGATCCCCGTTCTCTTCTTGATGATCTACAAAATCAACACCTCACAACATCTCATAAATTTAGGTTTTTATTATAGGTAGGGTTCGCAACGAGTATCGTAGGATAAAGTAGCATATTTGGTAAATTGCTTATATCCATATCTGTCAAAACTCGTTGCGACTCCATTACCTAAACAATATTCATAAAAATAAATAGCCCCATTTTCTGCATATTTGGCAGAAAGTTGATGGCAGATATCTAAAAATATGAAAGTCATTGATCCCCAACAATTTTAGCGAAGTCGGGGATCTTGCTATTGAAATTTATCATAGCGCTCGCTACTACTGCGAATCTTGGGAGTTCATAATCAAGTTAGTGGGAGTTTAGTTACAGAAGATGCTATTCAGCAGAGAAGGGTTTCGTCTTACCACAATTTTATTGAGGAAAATCATTAAAAATGTTACTGCATTTGAGTACTTGGCAAGAAGTCGAAGCTTATTTACAGCAGTCAAAGGGGATTATTTTCCCTATTGGTTCTACAGAACAACATGGGCCAACGGGGTTAATTGGTACTGATGCCATTTGTGCAGAAGCGATCGCAGCTGGTGTGGGTGATGCAACTGGCGCGATCGTTGCCCCTACAATTAATGTGGGCATGGCACTGCATCATACTGCTTTTCCTGGCACAATCAGTCTGCGTCCTAGCACATTAATTCAAGTAGTTCGAGATTATGTAACTTGTTTAGCCAAAGCTGGTTTTAGCAAGTTCTACTTTATCAACGGACACGGTGGTAATATTGCCACCCTCAAAGCGGCGTTCTCCGAAACTTATGCCCATTTAGAAGATTTGCAGATTGCCAATGCTCAACAGGTACAGTGTCAAGTGGCAAACTGGTTTATGTGCGGTTCTGTATATAAGCTAGCTAAAGAATTATATGGGGATCAAGAAGGTTCTCATGCAACACCAAGTGAAGTAGCCCTCACCCAATACGTTTATCCACAAGTGATTAAGCAAGCACCCCTTTCACCAGAAGTTGCAAGCGGACACAGGATTTATAGTGCGGCTGACTTTCGAGTACGTTATTCAGATGGACGTATGGGATCAAATCCTGGTTTAGCAACACCAGAACACGGAAAGCAATTTTATGATTTGGCGGTGAAAGAACTCAGCAATGGATATTTGGAATTTGTGAACGCAGATTGAAGGAGGCAAGGGGGCAAGGGGAAAGGGGCAGGGGGCAGGGGAGCAGGGGGTAAGGGGCAGAAAGTAGAAACTCTATCTAATGTGTGAGTGCTGCTTTACCCTTTCCCTTTCCCCCTTAACCGAAAAGTATTGGGGCTACGCACGCCTACGCACTAATTCCTACAAGTAAGCTCAAAATTTATTTTTTAATTGCCGCAATTGCCACATTTTCCAGAAATAGCTAGAAATCCAATTGGTAATCATGTGAGCGACAATCGGCACTAATAGGTTGCCCGTAAGCAAGGCGCTATATGCCAATACCATCCCAACAATTGTTGCCCAAATTACATAAGGCCATTGTTGAGAACCACTAAAATGCAAGATGCCAAAGCAAAAACTAGATACAATGACAGCCAGATGATCTAATCCTAAAGCTGACAGCATTACACCCCGAAATAACAATTCTTCACTCAACCCCGGTAGTAAACCGAGCCAAATTAAGTCTGGTAAGGCTAAGGGCTTCAGTACGACTTCTAGATAATAATCTGCACTTTTACGATAGGGAGTCCAAACGCGATAAGCTATGCCACTTAAGGCGGTGATGACGAATCCCAATCCTATACCCAACAGCAAATCTTTCTCGTCCCACTTCCAGGAAAATAGGGAAAAGTTACCAAAGTGCAACGAGAGTTTGGCGACTATCAACAAAATGATTGCAGTCGCTCCCATTGCCCCAAGTACTTGGATGCGTGTCAGATATGGAATTTCTGGCTCTTGTTTTTGTTGTTCAACCACGGGTTTTTAGGAGAAGGGGGCAGGGGCAGGGGCAAGGGGAAGGGGCAAGGGGAGATTGGTTTGTAGCTGTGATTCAGGGAGTTAGTATAAATTTAACTCCTTACTTTTAATTACTGGCTGCAAAGGTGATAGTTTGGGACGGAGAGCGGAGGGGTTAATGCCTGCTTTGTGTGCTACTAATACGCCTACTGCTTCTAAATATGAGTTTACCTGTATAACTTTGATCCCCAACGGTTGGGGAGGAACTTTGATTAGAGTTTTATTTTCTTCTACTGTAATTATTTGGCATCGTCTTTGGCTTAAACTCAGTAAAGCACTGCTACCACAAGCATTTGCAGGTGCGATCGCAGCATCCACTTCATCTGCCCAAATATCTCCTTTTTCTGATGCAATCGCTGCTTTATCTATTATAAATTGTGGGGCACGACTTAATCCTACAAGGACGCACGGCAAAAAAGTATAGCCCAATTCTTCGGCGGCGGAACGGGGAGATAAATCAGGTTGTGGAGGTTCGCTCAAAAGGGCGGGAGAATGGGCGCAAGGAATTTGAAAGGTTCGCACTAGCAAATGACTAATTACGGCTTCTGCACCCGCTAAGGGATCAACGCCTTCACCGTGGCGATATTTTTGTACTGCTTCTGAGTCCATATCATCGGGGAAACGGGCAACAACTGCGATCGCTTCTGCCCCCGCTTTTTTAATTAATATCTCAGCTGCCCGTAATAAACTATCCGGGTTGCCAATTGTTCCCCAACTCGCTCCCGATGCTGTAGTCCGTAATTCTACATTTAATGGTGCATCTGTAATTACATAATCTGTTAAGGTCAATCCTAGAGTTGCTCTGACTGCATCGGCTGCTTGTATATGTCGTAGCCGTAACTCTGGCTCAATGGCTTGGTCTAAAAGCAAACCTACTTTGTTGCTGCGGACTGGACGCAAACCCCAGCATCCAGAGGCGAATTTGTCAAGTCCGTAACCTTCAACATAAGAAGCATTTGGCAGATTCCAATACAAACTTGCGCCATTCATGACATTGGGGTGAGTAATTAGGCGATCGCAAACCTGTGCTATAACTTTGGCAACAGGCAAAGCATCTCCTGCATAACCCCCAATGGCAGCCCCAATGCCAGTTGGTACGATTAAAATAGCGGTGTATGGACGCATATTGAGTTATGAGTTATGAATCAGAAGCCATCAAATACTAACTCCTAATTCTTATACAGACGCGATTAATTGCGTCTCTAATTCTAAAAGTTGTTTGAAAAGTGTTTCACTGTAACTTTAGGCACTTTTCAATCCACCCTAACCCCGTAAAGTTGAAATTTTTTCAACTTGTTTCGGAGCTTTTATTTCAGTAAATAGCTGAACTCCTTGATTAAAATTAAGTTTACTTTCATCAGGCTTTGCCATCTTTTGATAAGTTAAACCTAATTGATAATAAGCTTCAGCTAGATCGCACTTAGCACCTATTTTATCCAACAGTTCGATTGCTTCTCTATGATGAACTAGGGCTAATTCAAAATTTGCTTGTTGTCGATTTATTTCTGCTAAACCATTGAGTGTTTTTGCTTTTACCTGCATATAATGACTTTCTTCAGCAAAAGTCAAAGCTTGGTGGAATATCTGATTTGCCTGAGAAAATTCTCCTAAATTGACATAAGTTTGACCCAAAATTTGCATAAAATAGACAAATCTTCCAGTCTGTTCTATCAGTTTTTCGTTCGTAATATTTTGATAAGCTATATCTGCTAATGCAGATGAAGCATCAGGAAAACCTAAATAAGAATACACCAAAGCTAAACAAACTGAAGCTTTTTCTGCCCAGCGATGATGCTCGGTATTTTGGGCTAGGTAAATTACTTGTTGAAATAAATTTGCGGCTGCCTCTAGTTCCCACAAATCTATTTTGTAAAGACCAATACTTAATAAAGAATCTACCTCTAACATCCTCAGATAGTAAACTGGATGTTTATTTTCTGGCTGAGGTACAAGTGATTTGAGTGCTTGGGTTACCAGAGTAATAGTCTTCTCTTGACAGACGATCGCTTGACTAATTTTCCCTGTTATCCAATATAGATCGCCTAGTATATTATAAAGTTCGCTAAGATTTTGGTCATTTTCTAAATTGTTTACAACTTGATTAATTGCAGTCAGTATCGGCTGAATTAAACCCATGCGATACAAGGTACTACCAAGAGGTAAAAACTGCTGCCATTGATTATTTCGGCTTTTTAAAATTACCTTACCCGCTAACTCAAACTCATGAATTTCTATATAATGATAATATGCTTCTAGAGCTTGTAAAGCATCTTTAAAAGTTTCAATTTGTTTAACACTAGCTGTCCAAAACTCTGCTGCTTTGTGGTTGGCAATTTCCCATTCATCGCTGGGGCGTAAACGCGCGATCGCTTCTTTCTGAATCACCGGATGCAGCCAGTATTCACCTTTATCGCACTCCACCAAAGACCGATTTCTCAAGGAGGCGATGATTTGGCGATGTTGATCGGGTGGGACATCCCAAAGTAAGCAAAATAACCCTGGTGATGGGATGGTGGGTATATCTTGGTAACGATAACATCCAAAACGGCAAAGTAAGCGATATGCTTGGGGGTCAAGAGTTTGCAAACGATTGATTTGACTAACGGCTAAATTTTTTAAGTCCGTTGCTGCTAAAGGATCGGCATGATTTTCTTGCCAATAAAGAACCATGTCACCGCCAAAATCCTCCTGAATCGAACCGCAGAGAATTCCCATTGCTTTAGCATTACCGCCATAAGTGCGATGCATGATTTGCAAAGTTGGCGAGTCGATGGCTAATCCTCGGTTGCTAAAAAACTTTTGCCATGCGCTTTGATCTAAACTAGGAAGCCGATAGTGATTCACATTCAACCCAGGTTCACAAAGGCGATCGCGACTGGTAATCAAGGTGACAGATTGCACTCTCGCATCAGCTAAAATCCGCAATAGTTCTACATAGTTGCGGTGAGAAGCAATCAACCCACCTTGTTGATCTAATGCAGGTTCCAGATTGTCAATTAACACCCCAATTCGCCGATTGTGGAGTTCGCGCTTGAGTCTTCCCAATGTCACCCCAAATTCTACCCCAGGTTCTTGATCAAAGTCTTGTTTTAGCCATTCTTCTACTACTCGTTCGGCGGGGGTGATATTCTGCGTTTCCTTCGCCATCAGCAGTTCTAAAACCAAGTCAAACTCTTGATGAAGATATTGCTGCGCTAGAGTAGTTTTGCCTAAGCCTCCCTCACCTTGGATAACAATGACTTTCGAGCCTTGATTTACCAAAGTATTCAGGTGAGCGATCGCTTCTGTTCGTCCAATAAAATTGCTATCCTCTAATTTTGGGGTGAATTGGTGCGATCGCGAGTAATCAATCAGACTGGATGATATTGCAGTCGTTTTTCTCAGAACCCGTTCCAAAGTAGCACGACAATTACTTTTGGTTATCTTTTCTCGCAATACCTTAGAAAGTAACTTCCATAACTGAGAACCAGCATCCTTGGCGTGTCCTTCCGTACAGCCGTAAGCATGAGCGATATCCAAGTATTTTCTACCCAACCAAACTTGCACAAGAATCACTTTTTGCAAATCGCTCAACCGTTCCCCAGTCTGAGGGGGAATTATGGCATCTAACCATGCTAATGCTGCTTCAGCGTCCATTGTGTAACGACGAGGAGAGTTCAGATTTTAGGGACAACTATAAATCACTCTACAGTTATGTTGCTGGAGTTTTCGGATAAGATTCTGTAAATCCGACTTTTTTCCCGACTTTTGCAAACTTTATTCAAAATTCAGCAGCAAGTTCTTGAAAGGATTACTGTTATTCCAACGGTAGGTATTAAAGTCTCGTTGATCAACTGTCAAAATTCGCCCATGTCCCAGATGTTCTGCTAAAACAACTAGAGAAGCATCTGCCATATCCATTGGCAAATCGGCATATTTTTCCATGAGTTCAACTATGCGTCCAACATGGTGACTTCGTAAATCAAACACCTCAAATGCTTCCTGTGCAACCTCTCTCAAAAAAGTACATTGAGCATTATTACCACCTCCTCTAGCAAGAAGAAGGTAACAAGTTTCGGTAATTACAGGGTAAGTAGTGACTAGTGGTTCATTGAGAGCATTTAAAACTTGTATTGCTAATTGATGGTATTGATCGTTTTGGTTCCCAAGTGCAACGAAAAAGCCAGTATCAGCGATGATCATACTTTTCTTGCATTAGCGATCTTACAATGGTTTCGGAATTAGCAGCTAAGTCAGTTTCTCCTTTGAAACAGCCGATAAATTTACTTTGCTTAAGTTTAGCTAAGGGATCTGTTTTTTGTTGCTGAAGTTGTTGATAGCGCAGTTCAATCAAAGATTTAATTGCCTCTACTGTATCTTGGTCAGCCTCCTGT
This window contains:
- a CDS encoding CPBP family intramembrane glutamic endopeptidase, with protein sequence MVEQQKQEPEIPYLTRIQVLGAMGATAIILLIVAKLSLHFGNFSLFSWKWDEKDLLLGIGLGFVITALSGIAYRVWTPYRKSADYYLEVVLKPLALPDLIWLGLLPGLSEELLFRGVMLSALGLDHLAVIVSSFCFGILHFSGSQQWPYVIWATIVGMVLAYSALLTGNLLVPIVAHMITNWISSYFWKMWQLRQLKNKF
- a CDS encoding DUF3326 domain-containing protein, which translates into the protein MRPYTAILIVPTGIGAAIGGYAGDALPVAKVIAQVCDRLITHPNVMNGASLYWNLPNASYVEGYGLDKFASGCWGLRPVRSNKVGLLLDQAIEPELRLRHIQAADAVRATLGLTLTDYVITDAPLNVELRTTASGASWGTIGNPDSLLRAAEILIKKAGAEAIAVVARFPDDMDSEAVQKYRHGEGVDPLAGAEAVISHLLVRTFQIPCAHSPALLSEPPQPDLSPRSAAEELGYTFLPCVLVGLSRAPQFIIDKAAIASEKGDIWADEVDAAIAPANACGSSALLSLSQRRCQIITVEENKTLIKVPPQPLGIKVIQVNSYLEAVGVLVAHKAGINPSALRPKLSPLQPVIKSKELNLY
- a CDS encoding tetratricopeptide repeat protein — encoded protein: MDAEAALAWLDAIIPPQTGERLSDLQKVILVQVWLGRKYLDIAHAYGCTEGHAKDAGSQLWKLLSKVLREKITKSNCRATLERVLRKTTAISSSLIDYSRSHQFTPKLEDSNFIGRTEAIAHLNTLVNQGSKVIVIQGEGGLGKTTLAQQYLHQEFDLVLELLMAKETQNITPAERVVEEWLKQDFDQEPGVEFGVTLGRLKRELHNRRIGVLIDNLEPALDQQGGLIASHRNYVELLRILADARVQSVTLITSRDRLCEPGLNVNHYRLPSLDQSAWQKFFSNRGLAIDSPTLQIMHRTYGGNAKAMGILCGSIQEDFGGDMVLYWQENHADPLAATDLKNLAVSQINRLQTLDPQAYRLLCRFGCYRYQDIPTIPSPGLFCLLWDVPPDQHRQIIASLRNRSLVECDKGEYWLHPVIQKEAIARLRPSDEWEIANHKAAEFWTASVKQIETFKDALQALEAYYHYIEIHEFELAGKVILKSRNNQWQQFLPLGSTLYRMGLIQPILTAINQVVNNLENDQNLSELYNILGDLYWITGKISQAIVCQEKTITLVTQALKSLVPQPENKHPVYYLRMLEVDSLLSIGLYKIDLWELEAAANLFQQVIYLAQNTEHHRWAEKASVCLALVYSYLGFPDASSALADIAYQNITNEKLIEQTGRFVYFMQILGQTYVNLGEFSQANQIFHQALTFAEESHYMQVKAKTLNGLAEINRQQANFELALVHHREAIELLDKIGAKCDLAEAYYQLGLTYQKMAKPDESKLNFNQGVQLFTEIKAPKQVEKISTLRG
- a CDS encoding type II toxin-antitoxin system VapC family toxin, producing the protein MIIADTGFFVALGNQNDQYHQLAIQVLNALNEPLVTTYPVITETCYLLLARGGGNNAQCTFLREVAQEAFEVFDLRSHHVGRIVELMEKYADLPMDMADASLVVLAEHLGHGRILTVDQRDFNTYRWNNSNPFKNLLLNFE